A DNA window from Ignavibacteriales bacterium contains the following coding sequences:
- a CDS encoding glycosyltransferase, with protein sequence MTVLEVDLSFLFVIAVILIWFTIAYQFVLTVFGYINCVRSLREKREVDRRTYDYPSCSILIPAHNEEKVIGATIESMLQLEYPKDKLQIIVINDGSKDSTKDIIQRYASSDARVQLFDIPKGEGGKGKSRTLNLGIQQAKGDIIAIYDADNTPDKDSLRYLVAQLIDNKELGAVIGKFRTVNKKATLLTRFINIETLSFQLMLQAGRWQMHGISTLPGTNFVMWNHLVQKLGGWDEEALTEDSELSIRIYEAGYKIKFIPYAITYEQEPQKWGVWIRQRMRWVLGNNYVVNKFWKEIPHFKNKRLAFDLLYTLSLYYIFFFAVVFSDILFIVSLFQVVAISLPGPYTFVWVTSLILFIFEIFLSISYDDEDNFKNLVIIVLMYFSYCQLWIYVVIKAAYHDYIKKEKHIWDKTIRFDTLAAQPKK encoded by the coding sequence ATGACTGTTCTTGAAGTTGATCTGAGTTTTCTTTTCGTTATTGCGGTCATTCTCATTTGGTTCACCATCGCGTACCAGTTCGTACTGACAGTATTCGGTTATATTAACTGTGTTCGTTCACTCCGCGAGAAACGTGAAGTGGATAGACGCACATACGACTATCCTTCTTGTTCGATCCTGATTCCGGCGCATAATGAAGAAAAAGTGATCGGCGCCACAATTGAATCAATGCTCCAGCTTGAATATCCCAAAGACAAACTTCAGATCATCGTTATTAACGATGGATCGAAAGATAGTACGAAAGACATTATACAGCGTTATGCTTCATCGGATGCTCGTGTGCAGCTCTTCGATATACCAAAAGGCGAAGGCGGCAAAGGGAAATCCCGAACGCTTAATCTTGGTATTCAACAAGCCAAAGGTGACATCATCGCTATCTACGACGCCGACAATACACCGGACAAGGATTCACTCCGGTATCTCGTTGCACAATTGATAGACAACAAAGAGCTCGGCGCAGTCATTGGGAAGTTCCGCACAGTGAATAAGAAAGCCACGCTTCTGACGCGCTTTATTAACATCGAAACACTCAGCTTCCAATTGATGCTGCAAGCTGGCAGATGGCAAATGCACGGCATTTCAACGTTACCAGGAACGAACTTTGTGATGTGGAACCATCTCGTACAAAAACTGGGCGGTTGGGATGAAGAAGCTTTGACAGAAGACTCAGAGCTGAGCATCCGAATTTACGAAGCAGGTTATAAAATTAAGTTCATCCCCTATGCAATCACGTATGAACAGGAACCGCAAAAATGGGGCGTCTGGATTCGGCAGCGCATGCGATGGGTACTTGGCAACAATTATGTTGTAAATAAATTCTGGAAAGAAATTCCTCATTTCAAGAATAAGAGATTAGCATTTGACCTGCTGTACACGCTTTCACTTTACTATATTTTCTTTTTTGCTGTCGTTTTCTCGGATATTTTGTTTATTGTCAGTTTGTTTCAAGTGGTGGCAATTTCTTTACCTGGTCCCTATACTTTTGTATGGGTGACATCATTAATTTTATTCATCTTTGAAATATTTCTTTCGATTTCCTACGACGACGAAGATAACTTTAAGAATCTCGTCATTATTGTTCTCATGTACTTCTCGTACTGCCAATTGTGGATTTATGTGGTCATCAAAGCGGCGTATCATGATTATATCAAGAAAGAAAAACACATTTGGGATAAGACGATACGGTTTGATACGCTTGCAGCGCAACCAAAGAAGTAA
- a CDS encoding amidohydrolase has product MPHQLKWFILFVIAGVVIVAFLNRYMPERADTVYINCNIYTMDANSTIAEALATSNDKIVGVGTNEFIQRKFRAKKIINLGGKTVLPGLIDAHCHLFGLGLARMTVDLLGSHSETEAAEKIAQRVAVSNPGQWIRGRGWDQNEWQMKSFPTRTLLDRIAPDNPVYLVRVDGHACWVNKRALEIAGVNRQTTDVPGGKIVRDASGEPTGVFIDAAMELIYKFVPAPNDEEMREAIRLATEECTSVGLTSVQEMGVDAKQVALYKKMIDENKFPLRVYAAVDGPGELWDAMTREGKLIGYGKNKLTIRALKIYVDGALGSRGAALIEPYSDDPTNRGLTMLSEEELQKLVDESLDHGFQVCTHAIGDRANHIILDVYELALKKHHMPSARLRVEHAQVLSSEDIPRFKQLGVLPSMQPTHCTSDMYWAEARLGPQRIRGAYAWRSLLNTGVVIPAGSDFPVESPNPFFGIYAACTRQDQHGIPKNVNDMREYFQPVAGEYSDTTAFVDGWYASEKMTREEAVHGFTTWAAYAACEETLKGSLERGKLADFIVISKDIFRCPAMEIPSIQVESTVLGGKVVYTR; this is encoded by the coding sequence ATGCCGCATCAGCTCAAGTGGTTTATCTTGTTTGTGATCGCAGGAGTTGTCATCGTTGCTTTCCTCAACCGGTATATGCCTGAACGCGCGGACACTGTTTACATCAACTGCAACATCTATACGATGGACGCAAACAGTACCATCGCAGAAGCATTGGCGACATCAAATGATAAGATCGTTGGAGTAGGAACAAACGAGTTCATTCAACGGAAATTTAGAGCAAAGAAAATAATCAATCTGGGCGGAAAAACCGTGTTGCCCGGACTCATTGATGCACATTGTCATCTGTTCGGTCTTGGTCTTGCTCGAATGACGGTTGATCTCCTTGGATCGCATTCTGAGACAGAAGCGGCAGAGAAAATTGCACAGAGAGTAGCTGTTTCGAACCCGGGACAATGGATTCGAGGACGTGGCTGGGATCAAAATGAATGGCAGATGAAATCGTTCCCGACTCGGACATTATTGGATAGAATTGCGCCAGACAATCCTGTCTATCTCGTTCGAGTGGACGGACATGCCTGCTGGGTGAACAAACGCGCATTAGAAATCGCCGGTGTGAATAGACAAACGACTGATGTACCCGGAGGTAAAATTGTGCGCGATGCCAGTGGAGAACCAACGGGAGTTTTTATCGATGCAGCAATGGAATTGATCTACAAATTCGTGCCGGCGCCAAACGATGAGGAAATGCGGGAAGCGATTCGGCTTGCGACGGAAGAATGTACTTCAGTAGGACTGACGTCGGTTCAAGAAATGGGAGTAGATGCAAAGCAAGTTGCATTATACAAGAAAATGATCGATGAAAATAAATTTCCTCTTCGCGTGTACGCTGCAGTTGATGGTCCAGGCGAGTTATGGGATGCAATGACAAGGGAAGGAAAGCTTATCGGTTACGGAAAGAACAAACTTACTATTCGCGCATTAAAAATATATGTCGATGGTGCATTGGGTTCTCGGGGAGCCGCACTGATCGAACCATATTCTGATGATCCAACCAATCGCGGACTGACGATGCTTTCGGAAGAGGAATTACAAAAATTAGTGGATGAATCGCTGGATCATGGTTTTCAAGTCTGCACGCATGCAATTGGCGATAGAGCAAACCATATTATCCTCGATGTGTACGAATTGGCATTAAAAAAGCATCACATGCCCTCTGCAAGATTGCGGGTCGAGCATGCACAGGTGCTCTCGTCGGAAGATATTCCTCGCTTCAAACAGCTCGGTGTTCTTCCGAGCATGCAGCCGACTCATTGTACATCGGATATGTATTGGGCTGAAGCACGGCTCGGGCCACAACGGATTCGTGGTGCATATGCTTGGCGATCGTTGTTGAACACAGGTGTTGTTATTCCAGCCGGTTCAGATTTTCCCGTTGAAAGCCCAAATCCATTCTTTGGCATTTATGCTGCGTGTACTCGGCAGGATCAACATGGTATACCGAAGAATGTTAATGATATGCGCGAATATTTCCAACCTGTTGCCGGTGAATATTCTGATACAACGGCGTTTGTTGATGGATGGTACGCATCAGAGAAAATGACACGGGAAGAAGCAGTTCATGGTTTCACAACATGGGCTGCATACGCTGCATGTGAGGAAACTCTAAAAGGATCGCTTGAACGAGGAAAACTTGCAGACTTTATCGTTATTTCAAAGGATATATTCCGTTGCCCTGCTATGGAGATACCGTCAATCCAGGTGGAATCCACTGTGCTTGGGGGAAAAGTTGTGTATACGCGATGA
- a CDS encoding DUF2334 domain-containing protein has product MRKALLLFFCISLLCTIQKSLAIAGESSSPKKILIIVEGSSSLKNQAMGDGRQLATLLGHFNAVTTLKGVQDYKFGELSYFDYTFYIGFEVRNAVPTKFLLDVYNTDKPVIWINTGMVEFCQRYDMQKKFGFTVTHIDSVLKFDRIFANNATFTKGEPHLGIIRITNPTKVKILGKAYSSTKQKESPYAISIKNFIYFADSPFAYAIPGDHYNYFADYLHDILHEDHESFHRAMIRIEDVTLFENPDNLREIADILSSRGIPFMVGVIPFFVDPGEGTRLSLSDKPDLVDALQYMVHNGGTIVMHGITHQYKGVTAVDYEFWDDNTGGPIKGETEEADARKIESGIQEFMKNDLYPLVWETPHYTASFTLYKTIAKYFSTACEQRLSIEDADFSQFFPYIINKDLFGQTIYPENLGYVPLNPDKAASRASVDELLKNAKAQLYIRDGFATAFFHAFLDLDLLKQLVDGLEGLGYSFFDMREVALWVKTKDRVILSGTQSYSITLKDQYLSEAYFDESGEVRDRSISEKRILGPITKQVSLKPREFYKAEPTEFREREQSFAEKTISQAERLYDNLFAKEDEWNAAHVLILWNHFARGAFFNDQASFASALRSVNIIADTVFLGQPIIPSKYNLLIVPAAIADSLTPEDISTLTNYVTSGGNIILDSKTDLAGEFGIQYASTQIRVRHVRDKLFPEEQIVWRYPELVNKFDVDNLDKIFCIDEATESPMVIGKRFGKGKVLYINSRFDPHSQQGYSNYPYFIEYIRRYFQLRPIVRREKLEVFFEPGSRRLYSVENLVRSWVSNGIRIIHVSGWHEYPKYTWDYARLIRLAHANGILVYAWLEPPQISQFFWDTHPEWREKNIFGEDAKPAWRYPVALTDTLCVQEMTRLYHSFLESFDWDGVDLAELYFESGRGFEEPKLFTPAHPTARLELKRKYGIDLKAAFDSLSSSYWKTNAKVKETIVNYRVEKIKSIYETLLRSFNEIAKTKPGFQIIVTALDNFGSPELREQFGIDMHSILELQKRFGFMLQVEDPESKWSSDPRRYIDMGKQYSKLVDSSKLMFDLNILTFRKKEAIIPFPTLIQTGTESFHLIRSASLGAPRLTIYSEASVNPQDLSFFSNALASDVHYRFTESGIHVETLSSFVLRLPKEVTEITLDGNPMPPFRDNRYVIPAGEHSIILKPQTTSNFSTHELQTRIMSATGELKSVDYGLREVTLEYSSDVRMLLSLSNMPTSVTIDGSPINFTVMKGNDCFSTFLPSGSHRANIVAGDRFAYGINFTSFWSTTAIAVFSALAISLLLLMYVFLKFVRRSSENRKV; this is encoded by the coding sequence ATGAGAAAAGCTCTCCTCCTCTTTTTTTGCATATCCTTATTGTGCACAATCCAAAAATCTCTTGCTATTGCCGGCGAATCATCTTCCCCAAAAAAAATTCTGATAATTGTAGAAGGCTCGTCAAGCTTAAAAAACCAAGCCATGGGAGACGGGCGGCAGCTTGCAACGCTTCTTGGGCATTTTAATGCTGTTACAACACTCAAAGGCGTACAGGATTATAAGTTTGGCGAACTCTCTTATTTTGATTATACGTTTTATATTGGTTTTGAAGTCCGCAATGCCGTTCCTACAAAATTTCTTTTAGATGTGTACAACACAGACAAACCGGTTATTTGGATCAACACAGGAATGGTGGAATTTTGTCAGCGGTACGATATGCAGAAAAAATTCGGTTTCACCGTCACACATATCGATTCTGTATTAAAGTTCGATCGGATTTTTGCAAACAATGCGACATTCACGAAAGGGGAACCTCACCTCGGAATCATTCGTATCACAAATCCCACGAAGGTAAAGATTCTCGGAAAGGCATATTCCTCAACAAAACAGAAGGAATCACCATACGCTATCTCTATAAAAAATTTCATCTACTTTGCCGATTCTCCATTTGCCTATGCAATTCCCGGAGATCATTACAATTATTTCGCAGACTATTTGCACGATATTCTTCATGAAGATCATGAGTCATTCCATCGGGCAATGATTCGTATAGAGGACGTAACGCTTTTTGAAAATCCTGATAACCTGCGCGAAATAGCGGACATTCTCTCCAGCCGTGGCATTCCCTTTATGGTTGGTGTCATCCCATTTTTTGTCGATCCCGGCGAAGGAACTCGTTTGAGCCTCTCTGACAAACCGGATCTTGTCGATGCATTACAATATATGGTGCACAACGGCGGAACAATCGTAATGCACGGCATCACGCATCAATACAAAGGTGTGACAGCTGTTGACTATGAGTTCTGGGATGACAACACAGGGGGACCCATCAAAGGTGAGACAGAAGAAGCTGATGCCCGGAAAATCGAATCGGGGATTCAGGAGTTCATGAAAAACGATCTCTACCCTCTTGTGTGGGAAACACCGCATTACACGGCTTCGTTCACGTTATACAAAACAATCGCAAAGTACTTCAGTACAGCATGCGAGCAGCGGCTTTCGATTGAAGATGCCGACTTCAGTCAGTTTTTTCCGTATATCATCAACAAAGATCTGTTTGGGCAGACGATCTATCCGGAAAACCTTGGATATGTCCCGTTAAATCCGGATAAAGCGGCAAGCCGCGCATCCGTTGATGAACTCCTGAAGAATGCAAAAGCACAATTGTATATTCGTGATGGTTTTGCTACTGCCTTTTTCCATGCCTTTCTCGACCTTGATTTGCTGAAACAACTTGTCGATGGATTGGAAGGGCTCGGATACAGTTTCTTCGATATGCGGGAAGTGGCACTCTGGGTCAAAACAAAAGATCGCGTGATCCTTTCCGGTACACAAAGTTATTCTATCACACTCAAAGATCAATATTTATCCGAAGCATATTTCGACGAATCCGGAGAAGTACGCGACCGTTCGATTTCCGAGAAACGGATTCTCGGACCTATCACAAAACAGGTATCACTAAAGCCGCGAGAATTCTATAAGGCCGAACCTACGGAATTTCGTGAACGTGAGCAATCATTCGCGGAAAAAACCATATCTCAGGCAGAACGTTTGTATGATAATCTTTTTGCGAAAGAAGATGAATGGAACGCTGCACATGTGTTGATTTTGTGGAATCATTTTGCGCGCGGCGCTTTCTTCAATGATCAGGCATCATTCGCCTCTGCATTGCGAAGTGTGAACATCATCGCGGATACAGTATTTCTTGGACAACCGATCATTCCGTCGAAATACAATCTCTTGATTGTGCCCGCCGCAATCGCTGACTCACTCACACCGGAAGATATTTCCACTCTTACGAATTACGTCACTTCCGGCGGAAACATTATTCTCGATTCCAAGACCGATCTTGCCGGAGAATTTGGAATTCAATATGCCAGTACGCAGATACGAGTTCGTCATGTACGCGACAAATTATTTCCTGAAGAGCAAATCGTCTGGCGTTATCCTGAACTCGTAAACAAATTCGATGTCGACAACCTCGATAAAATTTTCTGTATCGATGAAGCGACGGAATCTCCGATGGTCATAGGCAAGCGTTTCGGCAAGGGAAAAGTGCTGTATATCAACTCGCGATTCGATCCGCATTCCCAGCAAGGATATTCAAATTATCCATACTTCATTGAGTATATTCGTCGATATTTTCAATTACGCCCGATCGTACGGCGCGAAAAGCTTGAAGTGTTCTTCGAACCGGGGAGCCGGCGTCTGTATAGTGTTGAGAACCTTGTTCGGTCATGGGTTTCGAATGGAATACGTATCATTCACGTCTCAGGCTGGCACGAATATCCTAAATACACATGGGACTACGCACGTTTGATCCGGCTGGCGCACGCAAACGGTATACTCGTTTATGCTTGGCTGGAGCCGCCGCAGATTAGTCAATTTTTCTGGGATACTCATCCGGAGTGGCGCGAGAAAAATATCTTCGGCGAAGATGCGAAACCAGCGTGGCGATACCCGGTTGCGCTCACCGATACACTATGTGTCCAGGAAATGACAAGGTTATACCATTCTTTTTTAGAATCGTTCGATTGGGATGGTGTCGATCTCGCTGAACTCTATTTTGAATCGGGACGTGGATTTGAAGAACCGAAGCTCTTCACTCCTGCTCATCCGACTGCCAGGCTCGAGTTGAAACGAAAATACGGCATCGATTTGAAAGCGGCGTTCGATTCACTTTCCTCATCCTACTGGAAAACAAACGCGAAAGTAAAAGAAACAATTGTGAACTATCGTGTGGAGAAGATCAAGAGTATTTATGAAACCCTTCTCAGATCCTTCAATGAAATCGCAAAAACTAAACCAGGTTTCCAAATCATTGTTACAGCGTTAGACAACTTTGGATCTCCGGAACTTCGCGAGCAATTCGGCATTGATATGCACAGCATCCTCGAACTTCAGAAACGATTCGGGTTCATGTTACAGGTTGAGGATCCGGAATCGAAATGGTCCAGCGACCCGCGCAGGTATATCGACATGGGGAAACAGTACAGCAAACTTGTTGATTCTTCCAAACTCATGTTCGATCTCAATATTCTCACTTTCCGAAAAAAGGAAGCTATTATTCCATTCCCTACACTGATTCAAACAGGGACGGAAAGTTTTCATCTGATTCGATCTGCTTCGCTCGGAGCACCGCGTCTGACGATTTATTCGGAAGCAAGCGTGAACCCGCAAGATTTAAGCTTCTTTTCCAATGCGCTCGCAAGCGATGTTCATTATCGATTCACTGAATCCGGTATACATGTAGAAACGCTGTCTTCATTCGTACTGCGCCTCCCAAAAGAAGTTACTGAAATCACATTGGATGGAAATCCGATGCCGCCGTTCCGGGATAATCGATATGTGATTCCGGCAGGCGAACATTCTATTATTTTGAAGCCACAGACTACAAGTAATTTCTCTACACATGAACTCCAGACACGTATTATGTCCGCAACGGGAGAACTCAAATCTGTGGACTACGGTTTGCGGGAAGTTACTCTGGAGTATAGTTCCGATGTCCGCATGTTACTTTCTCTGAGCAACATGCCTACCTCTGTAACAATCGATGGCTCTCCAATAAATTTTACTGTCATGAAAGGGAACGATTGCTTTAGTACTTTCCTTCCTTCCGGCAGCCATAGAGCAAACATTGTTGCCGGCGATCGATTTGCATACGGCATCAATTTTACCAGCTTCTGGTCGACCACGGCAATTGCGGTATTTAGTGCGCTTGCGATTTCATTGCTTCTCTTGATGTACGTGTTTCTGAAATTTGTCAGGCGCTCTTCGGAAAATCGAAAGGTGTAA
- a CDS encoding ABC transporter six-transmembrane domain-containing protein, with protein MKLTALLTRFKKGISLAIGLVIIEHVAWIVEPAVFGKVIDALIERASGQASNLQTSLFPLFLWIGVFSINSGTGVIRRIVDQKIYLAMFTQLATDISTVAQEKKFRASKTAALAQLSEQYITFFQYRVPEIIEQVVQIGGTVIALAVFDWRISLTCLTIVFPLLLINKIYTRKVSALQKDSHDTFENAYDVFSTQKPEEIRSYYTKSASIKQKIANWGALNFGVMRCILLFIFLAVLYISIDLDDFTTGSIYSIVAYIWTFVTSSEYLPELMESWTSLKDVSHRLNQASL; from the coding sequence ATGAAACTTACGGCACTACTAACCCGCTTCAAAAAGGGAATCTCTCTTGCTATCGGTCTTGTCATCATCGAGCATGTTGCGTGGATTGTTGAGCCGGCAGTATTTGGAAAAGTCATTGACGCGTTGATTGAACGTGCTTCCGGTCAGGCAAGCAATTTACAGACTTCATTGTTTCCTCTGTTCTTATGGATTGGCGTCTTCTCGATCAACTCTGGCACCGGTGTCATCCGGCGAATCGTTGATCAAAAAATCTATCTCGCAATGTTCACGCAATTGGCAACGGATATTTCAACTGTTGCTCAAGAAAAGAAATTTCGAGCTTCAAAGACTGCAGCACTTGCACAGCTGTCGGAGCAGTATATTACTTTTTTCCAATATCGCGTTCCGGAGATTATTGAACAAGTTGTTCAGATTGGCGGGACTGTCATTGCACTTGCAGTTTTCGATTGGCGAATCTCCCTTACTTGCTTGACCATCGTCTTTCCGCTTCTTCTCATCAACAAAATTTACACGCGAAAAGTCAGCGCACTTCAGAAAGATTCACACGATACATTCGAGAATGCGTACGATGTGTTTTCTACACAGAAACCGGAAGAGATCCGTAGTTACTATACAAAATCCGCAAGCATTAAACAGAAAATAGCGAATTGGGGCGCACTCAATTTTGGCGTGATGCGATGTATTTTACTTTTTATCTTTCTCGCTGTTCTCTATATTTCCATCGATCTGGATGATTTTACAACCGGCAGTATCTATTCCATCGTGGCCTACATTTGGACATTTGTAACCTCTTCCGAATATCTTCCGGAATTGATGGAGAGCTGGACTTCCCTCAAAGATGTTTCCCACCGTTTAAATCAGGCTTCGCTTTAA
- a CDS encoding glycosyl hydrolase-related protein, which translates to MAIDLLEQIHPHIKDSIYPLRTPLPDWRMKEGEIPDGGSASLRDKSWTSIRIPFQWGKYDKTYWFRETITITPDFSGKPLVLLLDFPEALLYLNGKPYHGIDHNHKEILICEKSKLNEQFVIAIQAYSGRRLEHNTFSFAELAVLDTTARRLDSALTVLQELDKLIDHGSYESKKIRDLIHRTLIFLKYFKPGSEEYPNAIRRAYNFLLNTLETELKTTIPGLVHLIGHSHIDTAWLWTLHETTRKCGRTFSSVLRLMEEFPEFKFSQSQPVLYEFTKRQYPDLYKQITQRITEGKWEPLGSMWTEADCNIPNGESLVRQILFGKRFFKQEFGIDSNLLWLPDSFGFNWSLPQILKKSGITHFYSSKLLWNDKTIFPHTSFWWQGIDKTKILAHISPVGLEGQITPKSLLKNINPTQEDLSVSSSLQTYGYGDGGGGPIKENLEFAVVLKTIIGLPSSQLSTVQDFFRQLEEQSANLPTWNNELYLETHRGTYTTHAKIKKENRECENLLYASELLSTLAMLFGKNSTARRYPKQKLEDAWKKLLLNQFHDVITGTSIADVYNDAQQDYQDIRICCADIMSNCIQGLSFPAKKSKSEFHFALFNTLGWQRNEYVEIFVKSNEKFLSVEDSDGNPVLYQVVERTKKGLILLCFVEHIPAFGFKHVLVRTHGDKTELFEPWAASSNKLETPFYRVHFDGKGAFRSLYAKQLRRELFQKGKTGNFFATFRDVPKQWEAWNIDAEYEKHRIDLWKTKQCKIIEQGPLRATVRLDLKTENGSTLSQNIRFYRHSPRIDFQTHIRWLEKQVLMKVAFPFNMKVSSAAYEIQFGAINRSSKPRTDEDSAKFEVPAQQWADMSDAKYGVSLMNDCKYGYNAKENSLQLTLLRSPRYPNPIEPMHCDEGVIDQGEHTFCYSLFPHSGDWTKAGTVQKARELNHSVLVFQNLQPENIPSLLESSKPNIVIDAIKKAEESDAVILRMHEAHGVSTETSLRFGVDTSSAAECDLLENEEKSHKIVKSKLTLKFRPFEIKTIKLVTKPLKKNRK; encoded by the coding sequence ATGGCTATTGATCTGCTCGAGCAGATACATCCTCATATAAAGGATTCAATCTATCCATTGCGTACTCCGCTTCCAGATTGGAGGATGAAAGAGGGCGAAATTCCCGATGGTGGATCGGCTTCACTGCGCGATAAATCGTGGACGTCAATTCGAATTCCTTTTCAATGGGGAAAGTACGATAAAACGTACTGGTTCCGGGAGACGATTACGATCACACCAGATTTTTCTGGAAAGCCGCTGGTTTTACTTCTTGATTTTCCTGAAGCACTTCTTTATCTCAATGGGAAACCATACCATGGCATCGATCATAATCACAAAGAGATTTTGATTTGCGAGAAATCAAAGCTCAACGAGCAATTTGTTATTGCCATTCAAGCATATAGCGGACGAAGACTCGAACACAACACCTTTTCTTTTGCGGAGCTTGCGGTGTTAGACACAACTGCACGCCGCCTTGACAGTGCCTTGACCGTTCTCCAGGAACTTGATAAACTGATAGACCATGGATCTTACGAATCGAAAAAAATTCGTGACCTGATTCACCGAACACTCATCTTTTTAAAGTACTTTAAGCCCGGTAGTGAGGAATATCCCAACGCAATCCGGCGAGCATATAATTTTCTTCTCAATACACTTGAAACAGAACTGAAGACGACAATTCCTGGACTTGTTCACCTTATTGGACATTCACATATCGACACTGCATGGTTGTGGACACTTCATGAAACAACGAGGAAGTGCGGCCGAACATTTTCATCAGTATTGAGATTGATGGAAGAATTTCCGGAATTTAAATTCTCTCAAAGTCAGCCGGTTCTGTACGAATTTACTAAACGGCAGTATCCTGATTTATATAAACAGATCACTCAGCGTATCACTGAAGGAAAATGGGAACCGCTTGGTTCGATGTGGACTGAAGCCGACTGCAATATACCGAATGGCGAATCTCTCGTCCGTCAAATTTTATTTGGAAAAAGATTTTTCAAACAAGAATTCGGCATTGATTCAAACCTCCTCTGGCTTCCTGATTCGTTCGGCTTCAACTGGTCACTGCCTCAGATACTTAAGAAATCTGGAATAACTCATTTTTATTCCTCCAAACTTCTTTGGAACGACAAAACAATATTTCCGCATACATCGTTTTGGTGGCAGGGAATCGATAAAACAAAAATCCTTGCACACATTTCCCCCGTCGGGCTTGAAGGACAAATTACACCGAAGTCACTCCTGAAGAATATTAATCCAACACAGGAAGACCTGTCTGTATCATCCTCCCTCCAAACATATGGATACGGCGATGGCGGCGGTGGACCGATAAAAGAAAATCTCGAATTTGCTGTCGTACTAAAAACAATCATTGGATTGCCGTCTTCACAGCTTTCAACCGTTCAAGATTTTTTCAGGCAGTTGGAAGAACAATCGGCAAACCTCCCGACATGGAATAACGAGCTTTATCTTGAAACGCATCGCGGCACGTATACAACCCACGCGAAGATTAAAAAAGAGAACCGTGAGTGCGAAAATCTTCTCTATGCTTCCGAGCTCCTCTCCACTCTCGCGATGTTGTTTGGAAAAAATAGTACTGCACGACGTTATCCAAAGCAGAAACTTGAAGACGCATGGAAAAAACTGCTTCTCAATCAATTCCATGATGTCATTACAGGCACTTCAATTGCCGACGTGTACAACGATGCACAGCAGGATTATCAGGATATCAGAATATGTTGTGCAGATATCATGAGTAATTGTATTCAGGGATTATCTTTCCCTGCTAAAAAAAGCAAATCGGAATTCCATTTCGCACTTTTTAACACATTGGGATGGCAGCGAAATGAGTATGTAGAAATTTTTGTGAAGTCGAATGAAAAGTTTCTTTCTGTGGAAGATTCCGATGGAAATCCCGTCCTTTATCAGGTTGTGGAACGAACAAAGAAAGGGCTCATACTGCTCTGTTTCGTTGAACATATTCCAGCTTTCGGATTCAAACATGTACTTGTCCGCACACATGGAGACAAAACAGAATTGTTCGAACCGTGGGCAGCATCGTCAAATAAATTGGAAACACCCTTTTATAGAGTTCACTTTGACGGCAAAGGTGCGTTCAGATCACTGTATGCAAAGCAGCTGCGGCGCGAATTATTTCAGAAGGGGAAAACCGGCAACTTCTTTGCAACATTCCGCGATGTACCTAAGCAGTGGGAAGCTTGGAACATTGATGCTGAGTATGAAAAACACCGGATCGATTTATGGAAAACCAAACAATGTAAAATAATTGAGCAGGGTCCCTTACGCGCAACGGTTCGCCTTGACCTTAAAACTGAAAACGGTTCCACTCTCTCGCAGAATATTCGTTTCTATCGTCATTCACCGCGAATTGATTTCCAAACACATATACGTTGGCTGGAGAAACAGGTTCTCATGAAGGTTGCGTTCCCGTTCAATATGAAAGTATCGAGCGCAGCATACGAAATCCAATTCGGCGCAATCAATCGATCATCAAAACCGCGTACAGATGAGGATAGCGCAAAGTTTGAAGTACCTGCGCAACAATGGGCAGACATGTCCGATGCTAAATATGGCGTCAGTCTGATGAACGACTGCAAATACGGATACAATGCAAAGGAGAATTCACTTCAGCTGACACTGTTACGATCGCCCCGCTATCCAAATCCCATCGAACCGATGCATTGTGATGAGGGAGTCATCGACCAGGGGGAACATACATTTTGTTATTCTCTCTTTCCCCATAGCGGCGATTGGACGAAAGCGGGAACAGTTCAAAAGGCACGTGAATTAAATCATTCAGTTTTAGTTTTTCAAAATCTCCAACCGGAGAATATTCCCTCACTCCTTGAATCCTCGAAGCCGAACATTGTTATTGATGCAATCAAGAAAGCTGAAGAGAGCGATGCAGTCATTCTACGGATGCATGAAGCGCATGGTGTTTCAACAGAGACATCGCTTCGCTTTGGTGTTGACACATCAAGTGCAGCGGAATGCGATTTATTAGAGAATGAAGAAAAATCACACAAAATTGTTAAATCAAAATTGACTCTCAAGTTTAGACCATTTGAGATTAAAACAATCAAACTTGTTACCAAGCCGTTAAAAAAGAATCGTAAATGA